Proteins co-encoded in one Acidovorax sp. 69 genomic window:
- the fdhA gene encoding formaldehyde dehydrogenase, glutathione-independent codes for MATNRGVVYVSQGKVEVRPIDFPKLLNPKGRTANHGVILKVLTTNICGSDQHMVRGRTTAPEGLVLGHEITGEVIEAGKDVETLSVGDIVSVPFNVACGRCRLCKERQTGVCLTVNESRPGGAYGYVDMGGWVGGQAEYVMIPYADFNLLKFPDREQAIEKIRDLTCLSDILPTGYHGAVTAGVGPGSTVYIAGAGPVGLAAAASARLLGAAVVIVGDVNPARIQHAKSVGFEAVDLSLDTPLGDQIAGILGVPEVDSAVDAVGFEARGHGHEGAQHEAPATVLNSLMEVTRAAGKIGIPGLYVTDDPGGVDSAAKKGALSIRLGLGWAKSHSFMTGQTPVMQYNRALMQAILWNRIDIASVVGVKLISLDQAPEGYAQFDAGAPTKFVIDPHGQLSR; via the coding sequence ATGGCTACAAACAGAGGTGTTGTTTACGTATCGCAGGGCAAAGTTGAGGTGCGCCCAATTGATTTCCCGAAGCTGCTCAATCCAAAAGGTCGAACGGCGAATCATGGTGTCATCCTAAAAGTCCTCACCACCAATATCTGTGGTTCGGATCAGCACATGGTCCGCGGCAGAACGACGGCTCCCGAGGGGCTGGTCCTTGGGCATGAGATTACCGGCGAAGTAATTGAAGCAGGAAAGGATGTTGAAACCCTTTCGGTGGGCGACATCGTCTCTGTCCCCTTCAACGTGGCTTGTGGCCGGTGCCGACTTTGCAAGGAGCGGCAGACCGGAGTTTGCCTTACGGTGAACGAGTCTCGGCCAGGTGGCGCATACGGCTACGTGGACATGGGCGGGTGGGTGGGAGGGCAGGCCGAGTACGTGATGATCCCGTATGCCGATTTCAATCTTTTGAAGTTTCCTGATCGTGAGCAGGCCATTGAGAAGATCCGCGACCTCACTTGCCTCTCTGACATTCTGCCCACCGGGTACCACGGCGCAGTCACTGCGGGCGTCGGACCAGGTAGCACGGTCTACATTGCGGGAGCTGGCCCTGTGGGCTTGGCCGCCGCCGCGTCGGCCCGTCTGCTTGGCGCTGCAGTAGTTATCGTCGGCGATGTAAACCCGGCGCGCATTCAACACGCAAAGAGTGTGGGGTTTGAAGCCGTCGATCTATCTCTGGATACGCCGCTAGGCGACCAAATCGCGGGTATCTTGGGCGTGCCGGAGGTCGACAGCGCGGTGGATGCGGTTGGATTCGAAGCGCGTGGTCACGGCCATGAGGGTGCACAGCACGAAGCGCCTGCCACGGTCCTGAATTCGCTGATGGAAGTAACCCGAGCTGCGGGAAAGATCGGAATTCCTGGACTGTACGTTACCGATGATCCAGGTGGTGTCGACAGCGCCGCGAAGAAGGGAGCACTCAGCATTCGTCTTGGCCTGGGCTGGGCAAAGTCGCATAGCTTCATGACTGGTCAAACGCCGGTCATGCAATACAACCGCGCACTGATGCAAGCGATTCTTTGGAATCGCATTGATATTGCCAGTGTCGTGGGCGTCAAACTGATATCCCTCGATCAAGCGCCTGAAGGATACGCGCAGTTCGACGCAGGTGCGCCTACGAAATTCGTGATCGATCCCCATGGACAGCTCTCGCGCTAA
- a CDS encoding porin: MKTAYKSIGKSQRGLLPVAVLALAATASPSIYAQAPSGSSLHLYGLVDAAFGNFEGPTTGVNAQDRAVRKIDGGAMSTSHWGVRGNEDLGDGLSASFDLSSFVRNDSGATGRSDALPAPVNVAADPVFSRAAWVGLAHPAWGRVRLGNITSLFFVNSVSSNAFGDSTVLAPLNLITFIGSPLSGGTGWTNSVAYDSPSWGGMNFSATHAISEGQGGGNTAVRAAFSQGPFSASIVGQSVKKNPLTFADGTSSNDTRAWQLATSYDFTVVKVFAHLGGIENRGTAAAPLDASYRLWDLSAAVPLGAGRVLAGYASRRTNDKVGAVPATAAGGNLQRRVLTVGYDYFLSKSTDLYLMAIRDRTVTQTLGNPQAMLATGTGLAVGMRHRF; the protein is encoded by the coding sequence ATGAAAACGGCCTACAAATCCATTGGGAAGTCCCAACGGGGACTTCTTCCAGTTGCTGTCCTGGCATTAGCAGCAACGGCTTCGCCAAGCATATATGCGCAAGCACCGAGCGGGTCGAGCTTGCACCTGTACGGTTTGGTCGATGCGGCATTTGGTAACTTTGAGGGGCCAACCACCGGCGTGAACGCGCAAGACCGGGCGGTACGCAAAATTGACGGTGGAGCTATGTCTACCAGTCATTGGGGTGTGCGGGGGAACGAAGATCTAGGCGACGGGCTATCTGCTTCCTTCGACTTATCTTCTTTTGTGAGAAACGACAGCGGTGCGACAGGGCGCAGCGATGCGTTGCCTGCACCGGTCAACGTTGCTGCAGACCCCGTTTTCTCTCGAGCTGCCTGGGTTGGTTTAGCCCACCCAGCATGGGGACGTGTGCGCCTAGGCAACATCACTTCGCTGTTTTTCGTCAACAGTGTCAGCTCGAATGCCTTTGGCGACTCGACAGTTCTTGCGCCGCTGAATCTCATCACGTTCATCGGAAGCCCGCTCTCCGGCGGCACTGGCTGGACCAACTCCGTAGCCTACGATAGTCCGTCGTGGGGAGGGATGAATTTCTCAGCGACGCATGCGATCTCTGAAGGACAAGGTGGTGGCAACACTGCTGTCCGCGCGGCGTTCAGCCAAGGTCCTTTTTCAGCCTCGATCGTTGGGCAGAGCGTGAAGAAGAATCCGCTCACGTTTGCGGATGGCACGTCCTCGAACGACACTCGAGCTTGGCAGCTTGCTACTTCGTATGACTTCACCGTGGTGAAGGTGTTTGCACATTTGGGGGGAATTGAGAATCGAGGAACCGCCGCTGCACCTCTCGATGCATCCTATCGACTCTGGGACTTGAGCGCCGCCGTGCCACTGGGAGCAGGACGCGTGCTGGCTGGTTACGCGTCTCGACGCACCAATGACAAAGTGGGTGCGGTTCCCGCAACTGCCGCGGGAGGCAACTTGCAACGTCGCGTCCTAACAGTTGGCTATGACTACTTCTTGTCCAAGAGCACGGACTTGTATCTCATGGCTATTCGTGATCGGACGGTCACGCAAACCTTGGGAAATCCGCAAGCGATGTTAGCCACTGGTACCGGTTTGGCGGTAGGCATGCGCCACAGGTTCTAG
- a CDS encoding branched-chain amino acid ABC transporter permease yields MNTLFNILIDGLAYGMVLFVIAVGLSVTLGLMRFVNLSHGAFAMVGGYCAAWLTREAQWSFWLAVPLAIAATGLLGAVLESLVLRHLYRRKELDQVLFTIGLSFVLIAATNAIAGPQVQLITLPPLLAGSVDLGFRTLPAQRLLVIAAGLAVAAAAAWTVARTRFGVWLRAAVDHSGTASTLGIPIRTVQCASFAAGAALAGFGGILGAELMPLEPYYALKYLVLVLVVVAVGGMGSIAGSLAAAVLLGTIETASRYLASEWGSLFFFVAMAALLAWRPHGLLKR; encoded by the coding sequence GTGAACACGCTTTTCAACATCCTCATCGACGGGCTGGCCTACGGCATGGTGCTGTTCGTCATCGCCGTCGGCCTGTCGGTCACGCTGGGTCTGATGCGCTTCGTGAACCTCAGCCATGGCGCCTTTGCCATGGTGGGCGGCTACTGCGCGGCCTGGCTCACCCGGGAGGCGCAATGGAGCTTCTGGCTCGCCGTGCCGCTGGCGATTGCCGCCACCGGGCTGCTGGGCGCCGTGCTCGAATCGCTGGTGCTGCGCCACCTGTACCGGCGCAAGGAGCTGGACCAGGTGCTCTTCACCATCGGCCTGAGCTTCGTGCTGATTGCCGCCACCAATGCCATTGCCGGGCCCCAGGTGCAGCTCATCACGCTGCCTCCGCTGCTGGCCGGCTCGGTGGACCTGGGCTTTCGCACGCTGCCCGCGCAGCGCCTGCTGGTCATTGCCGCAGGCCTGGCCGTGGCGGCAGCGGCCGCGTGGACCGTCGCACGCACCCGCTTTGGCGTGTGGCTGCGCGCCGCGGTGGACCACAGCGGCACCGCCTCGACCCTGGGCATACCGATCCGCACCGTGCAGTGCGCCAGCTTTGCGGCAGGCGCCGCGCTGGCCGGCTTCGGCGGCATCCTGGGGGCAGAGCTCATGCCGCTGGAGCCGTACTACGCCCTCAAGTACCTGGTGCTGGTGCTCGTGGTGGTGGCCGTGGGCGGCATGGGCAGCATCGCGGGCTCGCTCGCTGCGGCCGTGCTGCTGGGCACCATCGAGACGGCCAGCCGCTACCTGGCTTCCGAATGGGGCAGCCTGTTCTTCTTCGTCGCCATGGCCGCGCTGCTGGCCTGGCGCCCCCACGGTCTCCTGAAACGATGA
- a CDS encoding ABC transporter ATP-binding protein — translation MSGAATMATPTLLDVQALDKRFGGLHVTRKVSFQLRAGDRLALIGPNGAGKTTLVNQISGVLAPSAGQIWLRGADVTRTSQAERVRAGLARTFQITTLAPHFPVQRQVELALFEREGLTGRLWRSIDAYPALEAEAQDILARFGLRAHAATATQDLAYGEQRLIEMALALALRPQVLLLDEPMAGVPKGDGARLLAALDALPVDLAVLIIEHDMDLVFRFATRIVVLAEGAVLADGSPDEIRRDPRVRAAYLGG, via the coding sequence ATGAGCGGCGCTGCCACCATGGCCACACCCACCTTGCTCGACGTGCAGGCGCTGGATAAGCGCTTTGGCGGGCTGCACGTCACGCGCAAGGTGTCGTTCCAGCTGCGCGCGGGCGACCGTCTGGCCTTGATCGGCCCCAACGGTGCGGGCAAGACCACGCTGGTCAACCAGATCAGCGGCGTGCTGGCGCCCAGCGCCGGCCAGATCTGGCTGCGCGGCGCGGACGTCACGCGCACCAGCCAGGCCGAGCGTGTGCGCGCCGGCCTGGCCCGCACCTTCCAGATCACCACGCTGGCACCGCACTTTCCGGTGCAGCGCCAGGTGGAGCTGGCACTGTTTGAGCGCGAGGGCCTCACCGGCCGCCTGTGGCGCAGCATCGACGCCTACCCCGCGCTGGAGGCCGAGGCCCAGGACATCCTGGCCCGCTTCGGTCTGCGGGCGCATGCCGCCACGGCCACGCAGGACCTGGCCTATGGCGAGCAGCGCCTGATCGAAATGGCCTTGGCCCTGGCATTGCGACCCCAGGTGCTGCTGCTGGACGAGCCCATGGCCGGCGTGCCCAAGGGCGACGGCGCCCGTCTGCTGGCCGCGCTGGACGCGCTTCCCGTCGACCTGGCCGTGCTCATCATCGAGCACGACATGGACCTGGTGTTCCGCTTTGCCACCCGCATCGTGGTGCTGGCCGAGGGCGCCGTGCTGGCCGACGGCTCGCCCGACGAGATCCGCCGCGACCCGCGTGTGCGCGCCGCCTACCTGGGAGGTTGA
- a CDS encoding NAD-dependent epimerase/dehydratase family protein produces the protein MSHVMVTGSQGFIAQVLIRRLLKDGLGGQSVTRLTAVDMAFEEGMVDDSRIDRVAGSIHDQAVQFAALREAPDVIFHLSSVPGGAAERNPDLGRRVNLDATLALLESCRTLARPPRFVYASSVAVYGEQLPASMDEDAPPAPALTYGAHKLACEILLADASRRGWVDGCSLRLPGVVARPGDGEGLMSSFMSQIFWRLANGEPITLPVSAGATCWWMSVGACVDNLLHTAAMDSSKWGAHRCYQLPVLHLSIEQVVVGLEAEFGRPVAGLVQYEPNPLIERLFGSSPPMRTPSAEAIGLCHDGNLSRLVRRAVTHD, from the coding sequence ATGAGCCACGTCATGGTGACAGGAAGCCAAGGCTTCATAGCGCAAGTTCTGATCAGGCGGCTGTTGAAGGACGGTCTGGGGGGGCAATCCGTCACACGTCTCACTGCGGTCGATATGGCATTCGAAGAAGGCATGGTCGATGACTCCCGCATTGACCGAGTCGCAGGCAGCATTCATGACCAGGCTGTGCAGTTCGCAGCGCTTCGGGAGGCACCGGACGTCATCTTTCACCTGTCAAGCGTCCCTGGTGGCGCTGCAGAGCGCAACCCTGACCTTGGGCGCCGGGTCAACTTGGACGCGACACTCGCGTTGCTCGAAAGCTGCAGAACGCTTGCGCGACCACCGCGCTTTGTCTATGCGAGTTCAGTCGCGGTGTATGGCGAGCAGCTTCCAGCGTCCATGGATGAAGACGCACCGCCTGCCCCGGCGTTGACATACGGCGCGCACAAGCTCGCATGCGAAATCCTGCTTGCCGACGCAAGCCGTCGTGGCTGGGTGGATGGCTGCTCGCTCAGGCTGCCGGGCGTCGTGGCGCGGCCAGGGGATGGCGAGGGCCTGATGTCTTCCTTCATGAGCCAGATTTTCTGGCGCCTCGCGAATGGCGAGCCCATCACGCTTCCCGTCTCTGCGGGCGCAACCTGTTGGTGGATGTCGGTAGGTGCTTGCGTCGATAACTTGCTGCACACCGCTGCAATGGACTCATCAAAATGGGGTGCTCACAGGTGCTATCAATTGCCCGTGCTGCATCTGAGCATTGAGCAGGTGGTGGTCGGCCTGGAGGCGGAGTTTGGCCGCCCCGTTGCCGGCCTCGTGCAGTACGAGCCGAATCCGCTGATTGAACGTCTCTTTGGGTCTTCACCTCCAATGCGTACGCCATCGGCTGAAGCAATTGGCCTATGCCACGACGGAAACCTCTCGCGTCTGGTGCGTCGCGCCGTGACCCATGACTAG
- a CDS encoding ABC transporter ATP-binding protein, with protein sequence MTTTTTAPPMLSLRNGVAGYGPTTVLDGLSFDVHPGERLAMIGRNGVGKTTALRAVMGLVPLRSGSLHFLGQDIAKLQPHQRADLGLGYVPQTRDIFPSLTVEENLLAGLKRRPRSALDEAYTLFPRLAERRRNGGTQLSGGEQQMLSVARALLGRPRLLLLDEPLEGLAPLIRLELLRAFAQMAEQTGIATIIVEQQVDEALQYAQRAVILDHGTVVHTAPANELLNDGDTLERWVGMAVH encoded by the coding sequence ATGACCACGACGACCACAGCTCCTCCCATGCTGAGCCTGCGAAACGGAGTGGCCGGCTACGGCCCCACCACCGTGCTGGACGGCCTTTCCTTCGACGTCCACCCCGGCGAGCGCCTGGCCATGATCGGCCGCAACGGCGTGGGCAAGACCACCGCGCTGCGCGCCGTGATGGGCCTGGTGCCCCTGCGCAGCGGCAGCCTGCACTTTCTGGGGCAGGACATCGCCAAGCTGCAGCCCCACCAGCGCGCCGACCTGGGCCTGGGCTATGTGCCGCAGACCCGCGACATCTTCCCTTCGCTGACGGTGGAGGAAAACCTGCTGGCCGGCCTCAAGCGCCGCCCACGCAGTGCGCTGGACGAGGCCTACACGCTGTTCCCGCGCCTGGCCGAGCGCAGGCGCAACGGCGGCACGCAACTGTCGGGCGGCGAGCAGCAGATGCTGTCGGTGGCGCGGGCGCTGCTGGGCCGGCCCCGCCTGCTGCTGCTGGACGAACCCCTGGAAGGCCTGGCCCCGCTGATCCGCCTGGAGCTGTTGCGCGCGTTTGCGCAGATGGCCGAGCAGACGGGCATCGCCACCATCATCGTGGAGCAGCAGGTGGACGAAGCCCTGCAATACGCCCAGCGCGCGGTGATCCTGGACCACGGCACGGTCGTGCACACGGCCCCTGCCAATGAACTGTTGAACGACGGAGATACTCTGGAGCGATGGGTCGGCATGGCCGTCCACTGA
- a CDS encoding MarR family winged helix-turn-helix transcriptional regulator — MSKKKASKPSDVQLPDAQSVVDLERYVPAYLTWIANKLSRGASQYYLDIFDVGIETWRCLVLLAIEGSISAQQVSKVMGMDKGSVSRCFKGMQERGLITTELDKTDGRLRIAVLTPAGRALHGQILGMALERERAFLSVLGANEVDMLIGLLQRLHENLPAVEVATQAYAKKHFPKSIGTSLRKAED; from the coding sequence ATGAGCAAAAAGAAAGCCAGCAAACCTTCCGACGTGCAACTTCCCGACGCGCAGAGCGTGGTGGACCTGGAACGCTACGTTCCGGCCTACCTGACCTGGATCGCCAACAAGCTCTCGCGCGGAGCCTCGCAGTACTACCTGGACATTTTCGACGTGGGCATCGAGACCTGGCGCTGCCTGGTGCTGCTGGCCATCGAGGGCTCCATCTCCGCACAGCAGGTGTCCAAGGTCATGGGCATGGACAAGGGCTCGGTGAGCCGCTGCTTCAAGGGCATGCAGGAGCGTGGCCTGATCACCACCGAACTCGACAAGACCGACGGCCGCCTGCGCATTGCCGTGCTCACGCCCGCCGGGCGCGCGCTGCACGGCCAGATCTTGGGCATGGCGCTGGAGCGCGAACGCGCCTTCCTATCCGTCCTTGGCGCGAATGAGGTGGACATGCTGATCGGTCTGCTTCAGCGCCTGCACGAGAACTTGCCTGCCGTCGAGGTCGCCACGCAGGCGTATGCGAAGAAACATTTCCCCAAGTCCATCGGCACAAGCCTGCGGAAAGCCGAGGACTGA
- a CDS encoding branched-chain amino acid ABC transporter permease: protein MNPTMQNPVQAGAAVAAPAQPPADPAAPRCAPPWRAPLLLLVAGLAACALFPDQLGLITRIFITGLFVLSLDLVVGVAGLATLGHAALFGLGAYAAGIFALHAHADPLLGLAVGMAAGALLALLSGAFLLRYEGFTFLMLTVAISQIVLNLVQKARHWTGGDDGLSGFTMAPLLGRFTFDLEGKVAAVYALVVLVLLFYVAQRFVQSPFGLAVRGIHENRARMAALGTPVFRRLWLLYTVAGALAGAAGALSAQTNAVVGTDSLSFALSAEALVMLVLGGAGQLTGALVGATVFTLLHHTAASINPYHWLFVVGGLLMLVVLVPPAKAWGWLRRLAGGVR, encoded by the coding sequence ATGAACCCCACCATGCAAAACCCCGTGCAGGCAGGCGCTGCCGTGGCCGCGCCCGCGCAGCCACCCGCCGACCCTGCTGCGCCGCGCTGTGCGCCGCCCTGGCGCGCACCCCTGTTGCTGCTGGTCGCAGGCCTGGCGGCCTGCGCTCTGTTCCCGGACCAGTTGGGCCTCATCACGCGCATCTTCATCACCGGCCTGTTCGTGCTCTCGCTCGACCTGGTGGTGGGCGTGGCCGGCCTGGCCACGCTGGGGCATGCGGCCCTGTTCGGCCTGGGCGCCTATGCAGCCGGCATCTTTGCGCTGCATGCCCATGCCGATCCGCTGCTGGGCCTGGCCGTGGGCATGGCGGCCGGGGCGCTGCTGGCGCTGCTGTCGGGCGCCTTCCTGCTGCGCTACGAGGGCTTCACCTTCCTCATGCTGACGGTGGCGATCTCGCAGATCGTGCTCAACCTGGTGCAGAAGGCCCGCCACTGGACGGGCGGGGACGACGGCCTCTCGGGCTTCACCATGGCCCCGTTGCTGGGCCGCTTCACCTTCGATCTGGAGGGCAAGGTGGCCGCGGTGTATGCGCTGGTGGTGCTGGTGCTGCTGTTCTATGTGGCGCAGCGCTTCGTGCAGTCGCCATTCGGCCTGGCCGTGCGCGGCATCCACGAAAACCGCGCCCGCATGGCGGCCCTCGGCACGCCCGTGTTCCGCCGGCTGTGGCTGTTGTACACGGTGGCCGGTGCCCTGGCGGGCGCGGCCGGCGCCCTCTCGGCCCAGACCAACGCGGTGGTGGGCACCGACAGCCTGTCGTTCGCCCTGTCGGCCGAGGCGCTGGTGATGCTCGTCCTGGGCGGGGCAGGGCAGCTGACCGGTGCGCTTGTGGGCGCCACGGTGTTCACGCTGCTGCACCATACGGCCGCCTCCATCAACCCCTACCACTGGCTGTTCGTGGTGGGTGGGCTGCTGATGCTGGTGGTGCTGGTGCCGCCCGCGAAGGCCTGGGGCTGGCTGCGCCGCCTTGCAGGAGGTGTGCGATGA
- a CDS encoding ABC transporter substrate-binding protein yields MNPIRRTVTCALLAASGLALASTQALAQNTAVKVGVVGPFSGPFAHYGALFKAAAEAYVTSQGGKLAGKDIEFIYRDTGGPNPGQTKTLVQELIVKDKVDYLGGFVFTPNALAVAPLIQQSQTPTVIFNAATSAITEKSEYFIRTSYTLWQVTVPIAQWAAKKDMKKVVTAVTDYGPGIDAETAFKAEFTKQGGAVVESIRMPIATTDFGPFVQRIKASGAQAVYTFLPGGPPNLGFVKAYNENGLAKAGVQFLGTAETDEFDLQKFGDSALGLTTAFHYSGAHDSPENKKFVDALKKRDPAAVANYATVGAWDGMYVIHKMIEATGGKKDGAKALATARSLQWESPRGPVRIDAKTRHITQNVYLRKVERATGQGGQLVNKEVQSFGPHGDYGLDAK; encoded by the coding sequence ATGAACCCCATCCGTCGCACTGTCACCTGCGCGCTGCTTGCAGCGTCCGGCCTGGCCCTGGCATCCACTCAGGCCCTGGCGCAAAACACCGCCGTCAAGGTGGGGGTCGTGGGGCCGTTCTCGGGCCCGTTCGCGCACTACGGCGCACTGTTCAAGGCCGCGGCCGAGGCCTATGTGACCAGCCAGGGCGGCAAGCTTGCGGGCAAGGACATCGAGTTCATCTACCGCGACACGGGCGGCCCCAACCCCGGCCAGACCAAGACCCTGGTGCAGGAGCTGATCGTGAAGGACAAGGTGGACTACCTGGGCGGCTTCGTCTTCACGCCCAATGCACTGGCCGTGGCGCCGCTGATCCAGCAGTCGCAGACGCCGACCGTCATCTTCAACGCCGCGACCTCGGCCATCACCGAAAAATCGGAGTACTTCATCCGCACCAGCTACACGCTGTGGCAGGTCACGGTGCCCATCGCCCAGTGGGCGGCCAAGAAGGACATGAAGAAGGTGGTGACCGCCGTGACCGACTACGGCCCCGGCATCGACGCCGAGACGGCTTTCAAGGCCGAGTTCACCAAGCAGGGCGGCGCGGTCGTAGAGAGCATCCGCATGCCCATCGCCACCACCGATTTCGGGCCCTTCGTGCAGCGCATCAAGGCCAGCGGCGCGCAGGCGGTGTACACCTTCCTGCCCGGCGGCCCGCCCAACCTGGGCTTCGTCAAGGCCTACAACGAGAACGGCCTGGCCAAGGCGGGCGTGCAGTTCCTGGGCACGGCCGAGACCGACGAGTTCGACCTGCAGAAGTTCGGCGACTCGGCCCTGGGCCTGACCACCGCGTTCCACTACTCGGGCGCCCACGACTCGCCCGAGAACAAGAAATTCGTTGACGCCCTCAAGAAGCGCGACCCCGCCGCCGTGGCCAACTACGCCACGGTGGGGGCGTGGGACGGCATGTATGTGATCCACAAGATGATCGAAGCCACTGGCGGCAAGAAGGACGGCGCCAAAGCCCTGGCCACCGCGCGCAGCCTGCAGTGGGAAAGCCCGCGCGGCCCGGTGCGCATCGATGCGAAGACGCGCCACATCACGCAGAACGTCTACCTGCGCAAGGTGGAGCGAGCAACTGGACAAGGCGGCCAACTGGTCAACAAGGAGGTGCAGAGCTTCGGCCCGCACGGCGACTACGGGCTCGATGCCAAGTAA
- a CDS encoding fumarylacetoacetate hydrolase family protein, producing MKFATLKSESEDGRLIVVSRDLKHAADASAVALNLQEAVRNWDSCVSQLRALYEQLNAGSLANAFAFDPKQCAAPLPRSPQWCDASAFLNHGRLMERAFNTAPIPDMDTIPLMYQGASDDFLGPHQDVPLPSESDGIDFEGEFGVIVGPVEMGATAEKAEQSIRLLVQINDWSLRVLGPREMRTGFGFLQAKPSCSFAPVAVTPDELGDAWREGRVQLRLHVAWNGERFGEPHGGEMNFSFGQLIAHAARTRRLSAGTIVGSGTVSNVERGAGSACIAERRVIEMIDQGKAETGFMKFGDRVQMVARFADGTAGPFGEIDQRVVEFSR from the coding sequence ATGAAATTTGCAACTTTGAAATCAGAGAGTGAGGACGGGCGCCTGATCGTCGTCTCACGTGATTTGAAACACGCCGCCGACGCGTCCGCAGTGGCGCTGAATTTGCAAGAGGCTGTTCGCAACTGGGACAGCTGCGTCTCGCAACTGCGAGCGCTCTACGAGCAGCTCAACGCGGGTAGCCTTGCGAATGCATTTGCGTTCGATCCGAAGCAGTGTGCCGCTCCATTGCCGCGTTCTCCTCAGTGGTGCGATGCCTCGGCGTTCTTGAATCACGGTCGTTTGATGGAGCGTGCTTTCAATACGGCGCCCATTCCTGACATGGACACGATTCCCCTCATGTACCAGGGCGCGAGTGATGACTTCCTCGGCCCTCATCAGGACGTCCCGCTTCCCAGCGAGTCGGATGGCATCGACTTCGAGGGCGAATTCGGCGTCATCGTTGGGCCCGTCGAAATGGGTGCCACAGCGGAAAAAGCTGAGCAATCGATCCGGCTTCTGGTGCAGATCAACGATTGGAGCCTGCGCGTGCTGGGGCCTCGCGAGATGCGCACGGGCTTCGGGTTCCTTCAGGCGAAGCCGTCCTGCAGCTTTGCACCTGTCGCCGTCACGCCGGACGAGCTCGGCGATGCCTGGCGCGAGGGTCGGGTCCAGTTGCGGCTCCACGTCGCATGGAATGGTGAGCGCTTTGGCGAGCCGCATGGTGGGGAGATGAACTTCAGCTTCGGTCAGCTCATTGCCCATGCAGCGCGGACGCGCCGCCTGTCCGCGGGAACCATCGTTGGTTCGGGAACAGTTTCGAACGTCGAGCGAGGGGCTGGCTCAGCGTGCATCGCCGAGCGGCGTGTCATCGAAATGATCGATCAAGGGAAGGCGGAGACCGGCTTCATGAAATTCGGCGATCGGGTCCAGATGGTGGCCAGGTTCGCCGACGGTACTGCAGGGCCATTCGGCGAGATCGACCAGCGTGTCGTTGAGTTCTCTCGATGA
- a CDS encoding PDR/VanB family oxidoreductase, giving the protein MNPLKVIVRSRRAEAEGICSFELAHPEGLPLPAFTAGAHIDVHVTPEIVRQYSLCGQSANGDFYRIAVLLEAESRGGSAGMHELVQVGQLLTISAPRNHFELDRTAQHSMLFAGGIGITPILAMANDLHAQGKSFQLHYCGRAADRMAFLAEISHSSFASHVFVHTSTDAQRFNATPILVNPQHGGHLYVCGPVGFMEHVLDAARASGWSEAQLHREFFAGTAKPLDTDGTFAVRLASSGTTYQIPKGKSVIEVLTSAGIDVPYSCESGVCGTCLTPVLEGVPDHRDTFLTEAERAANDQFTPCCSRALTPLLVLDL; this is encoded by the coding sequence ATGAATCCATTGAAAGTCATCGTCCGCAGCCGGCGCGCAGAAGCCGAAGGCATCTGCAGCTTCGAGCTGGCTCACCCTGAGGGGCTGCCCCTGCCGGCATTCACTGCTGGCGCGCACATTGATGTGCACGTGACCCCCGAGATTGTTCGCCAGTACTCGCTGTGCGGCCAGTCTGCAAATGGTGACTTCTATCGGATCGCTGTTCTTCTGGAGGCGGAGTCACGAGGCGGTTCAGCCGGGATGCACGAACTTGTCCAGGTCGGCCAACTGCTGACCATCAGTGCGCCGCGCAATCACTTTGAACTGGATAGGACGGCGCAGCACAGCATGCTCTTTGCTGGCGGTATTGGCATCACCCCGATTCTGGCAATGGCAAACGACCTTCATGCGCAAGGTAAGAGCTTTCAACTGCATTACTGCGGCAGGGCTGCAGACAGGATGGCGTTTCTTGCTGAGATTTCGCACAGCTCATTTGCTTCGCATGTCTTCGTGCATACCAGTACTGACGCCCAACGCTTCAACGCAACGCCGATCTTGGTGAACCCCCAACATGGCGGGCATCTGTATGTCTGTGGCCCGGTGGGCTTCATGGAGCATGTTCTTGATGCCGCTCGCGCCAGTGGTTGGTCTGAGGCTCAGTTGCATCGCGAGTTCTTCGCGGGAACGGCGAAACCCCTCGACACCGATGGCACGTTTGCTGTGCGTCTTGCCAGCTCTGGAACCACGTATCAGATTCCCAAGGGGAAGAGCGTGATCGAGGTACTTACCTCTGCAGGTATTGATGTGCCGTATTCGTGCGAATCCGGCGTTTGCGGTACCTGCCTCACCCCTGTGCTGGAGGGAGTTCCAGACCACAGGGATACCTTTCTGACAGAGGCTGAGCGTGCCGCCAACGACCAGTTCACACCTTGCTGCTCGAGGGCGCTGACTCCCCTGCTTGTGCTTGATCTGTAG